One segment of Channa argus isolate prfri chromosome 17, Channa argus male v1.0, whole genome shotgun sequence DNA contains the following:
- the LOC137102338 gene encoding uncharacterized protein isoform X4, with the protein MSFLFLILMLQCSVVTGQFYSFTVRRGDDVTLPCVNVGDDQEKCGKTDWIFVDSENRAQVSLFEFGKITTESNSKSDRLSVTENCSLVIKKVTVEDVGRYTCRQQGGDSLVDLSVVTMTQDEADNKVTLSCSVSTYRQCRHTVKWQHQRNDYFTDVKTSQSSCSAIVTTSHLTERYDDLLKCAVTDGRGRTSTFSPQFSGDDAMTAKSTTIKSPLSAGTTLTTDPIEQQDLLRSIIVPVGLAALIISVVSVNMWTRTKGKKTQMKENTVGNDEDEV; encoded by the exons ATGTCCTTCTTATTTCTTATACTGATGCTTCAGTGTTCAG TGGTAACTGGACAGTTTTACTCCTTTACTGTCAGACGtggagatgacgtcactttaccttgtgTAAATGTGGGAGATGATCAAGAGAAATGTGGCAAAACTGATTGGATCTTTGTTGATTCAGAAAACCGAGCACAAGTTTCACTGTTTGAGTTTGGGAAGATTACAACAGAATCCAACtctaaatcagacagactgagtgttacagagaactgttctctggttataaagaaggtcacagttGAAGATGTTGGACGTTACACCTGCAGACAACAAGGTGGAGACTCTCTGGTGGATctgtctgttgttacca TGACTCAAGATGAGGCAGACAATAAGGTGACACTGAGCTGCTCTGTGTCGACatacagacagtgtagacacaCAGTAAAATGGCAGCATCAGCGTAATGACTATTTCACAGACGTGAAGACATCACAATCTTCCTGTTCTGCCATTGTGACAACATCTCACCTCACTGAGAGGTATGATGACCTACTGAAGTGCGCAGTGACAGATGGTAGAGGAAGAACATCTACGTTCAGCCCTCAGTTTTCAG GTGATGATGCAATGACAGCAAAATCAACCACAATCAAATCGCCCTTGTCAGCAGGAACCACACTGACAACAGATCCAATAGAACAACAAG aTTTGTTGAGATCCATCATTGTGCCTGTGGGTTTAGCAGCACTAATAATATCTGTTGTTTCAGTCAACATGTGGACAAGAACTAAAG ggAAGAAAACGCAgatgaaagaaaacact gttggtaatgatgaagatgaagtgtga
- the LOC137102338 gene encoding craniofacial development protein 2-like isoform X1 — protein sequence MLYPVPNMRIVTKASIPDRSGPGLTTTATGAVYLQGNGGNWTTVGRRRRRGGRCVRRQREKRKAKNVGLTVGTLNVGTMTGKARELIDMMQRRKVDILCVQETRWKGSKARSLGAGFKLFYHGSDRKRNGVGVILKEDFVRNVLEVKRVSDRLMSLKLEVEGVMFNVVSGYAPQVGCELEEKEKFWSELDEVMQSIPRGERVVIGADFNGHVGEGNRGDETVMGRFGVQDRNAEGQMVVDFAKRMEMAVVNTFFQKRQEHRVTYKSGGRSTQVDYILCRRCNLKEISDCKALVGESVARQHRMVVCKMMLVVRKIRRTKAEQRTKWWKLKKEECRLVFREELRQTLGGLEVLPDDWTTTANLIRETGRRVLGVSSGKRKADKETWWWNEAVQECIQRKRLAKKKWDTERTEESRQEYTEIQRKVKIEVAKAKQRAYEDLYARLDTKEGEVDLYRLARQRDRDGKDVQQVSVI from the coding sequence ATGCTTTACCCCGTgccaaacatgcgaatcgtgacaaaggcttccataccggatcggtcggggcctgggttaacaacgaccgccaccggtgctgtttaCCTACAGGGTaacggtggaaattggactactgttggtcgaagacgaagaagaggcggaaggtgtgttcgtaggcagagagagaagaggaaagctaagaatgtaggactgacagtagggactttgaatgttggtactatgacagggaaggctagggagttgattgacatgatgcagagaaggaaggtggacatactgtgtgtccaggagaccaggtggaaaggtagcaaggctagaagcttaggagcagggttcaagttgttttaccatgggtcagataggaagagaaatggagtaggagttatattgaaagaggattttgtgaggaatgttctagaggtgaaaagagtatcagacaggttgatgagtctgaagctggaagttgaaggggtgatgttcaatgttgtgagtggttatgccccacaggtaggatgtgagttagaagagaaggagaaattctggagtgagttagatgaagtgatgcagagcatccccagaggtgagagagttgtcattggtgcagatttcaatgggcatgtaggtgaagggaacagaggtgatgagactgttatgggcaggtttggtgttcaggacaggaacgcagaaggtcagatggtggttgactttgcaaagagaatggaaatggctgtagtaaacactttctttcagaagaggcaggaacatagggtgacgtacaagagcggagggagaagcactcaggtagactacatcttatgtagacgttgtaatctgaaagagatcagtgactgtaaagcattggtaggggagagtgtagccagacaacacaggatggtggtgtgtaaaatgatgctggtggtgaggaagataaggaggactaaggcagagcagaggacgaagtggtggaagttgaaaaaggaagaatgtcgtttagttttcagggaggagctgagacagactctgggtggtttggaggtgcttccagatgactggaccactacagctaatttgataagggagacaggtaggagggtactcggtgtgtcatctggaaagaggaaagcggacaaggagacttggtggtggaacgaggcagttcaggagtgtatacagagaaagaggttagctaagaagaagtgggacactgagaggactgaagagagtagacaggagtacacggagatacagcgtaaggtgaagatagaggtggcaaaggccaaacaaagagcatatgaggacttgtatgctaggttggacactaaagagggagaggtggatttgtacaggttggccagacaaagagatagagatgggaaggatgtgcagcaggttagtgtgatttaa
- the LOC137102338 gene encoding uncharacterized protein isoform X2, giving the protein MSVFRWIQMSLFVIMLQFTVTGQFSSFTVRDGDDVTLHCGNVRDDQEKCDRTDWLFSDSGNTAAVRLNQYRNIQKNKRFKSDRLSVTENCSLVIKKVTDEDVGRYTCRQFDKSGQYLDSEVYVSVVTMTEHKDDDKVTLTCSVWTDGHCGHTVKWLYDHNKNEFTDTGTPQSSCSVTVTLTTSDLNQKYSDLLKCEVTDGFSRKVQQFTFRRPSSGGTSGRFTLYISVAVASAALVIIIITVVVIRWKKTKREKSKRNKTELDENVAEPSDGVYMNYIKKSKRTAWGQKNDDGQTDEVSYSTVKAHFSSFAVCDDPDPVYANIN; this is encoded by the exons ATGAGTGTTTTCAGATGGattcaaatgtctttatttgtgaTAATGCTTCAGTTTACAG taactggacagttttcctccttcactgtcagagatggagatgacgtcactttacattgtggaaatgtgagagatgatcaggagaaatgtgacagaactgACTGGTTATTCAGTGattcaggaaacacagcagcagtgagacTAAATCAATACAGGAATATTCAGaagaataaaagatttaaatcagacagactgagtgttacagagaactgttctctggttataaagaaggtcacagatgaagatgttggacgttacacctgcagacagtttgaCAAATCAGGACAATACCTAGACTCTGAGgtttatgtgtctgttgttacca TGACTGAACATAAGGACGATGATAAAGTGACATTAACCTGCTCTGTGTGGACAGATGGACACTGTGGACACACAGTGAAGTGGTTGTATGATCATAATAAGAATGAATTTACAGACACAGGAACACCACAGAGTTCCtgttctgtcactgtgacattaacaaCATCTGACCTTAATCAGAAATATTCTGACTTATTGAAGTGTGAAGTGACAGATGGTTTCAGCAGAAAAGTTCAGCAGTTCACCTTCAGACGTCCATCTTCAGGTGGAACATCAG GTCGGTTCACTCTGTACATCTCTGTAGCTGTGGCTTCAGCAGCACtggttattataataataactgTTGTTGTCATCAGATGGAAGAAAACTAAACGTGAAAAAA gcaaaagaaacaaaacagaactgGATGAAAACGTG GCTGAGCCCAGTGATGGTGTCTACATGAACTACATCAAGAAAAGCAAACGTACAGCCTGG GGTCAGAAAAATGATGATGGTCAAACTGATGAAGTGTCCTACAGCACTGTGAAAGCTCACTTTTCATCCTTTGCAGTCTGTGATGATCCTGATCCAGTCTACGCTAACATCAACTAA
- the LOC137102338 gene encoding uncharacterized protein isoform X3 gives MSVFRWIQMSLFVIMLQFTVTGQFSSFTVRDGDDVTLHCGNVRDDQEKCDRTDWLFSDSGNTAAVRLNQYRNIQKNKRFKSDRLSVTENCSLVIKKVTDEDVGRYTCRQFDKSGQYLDSEVYVSVVTMTEHKDDDKVTLTCSVWTDGHCGHTVKWLYDHNKNEFTDTGTPQSSCSVTVTLTTSDLNQKYSDLLKCEVTDGFSRKVQQFTFRRPSSGGTSGRFTLYISVAVASAALVIIIITVVVIRWKKTKREKSKRNKTELDENVAEPSDGVYMNYIKKSKRTAWDRLRLNVLQVFTVIPPPSDQHVKIFS, from the exons ATGAGTGTTTTCAGATGGattcaaatgtctttatttgtgaTAATGCTTCAGTTTACAG taactggacagttttcctccttcactgtcagagatggagatgacgtcactttacattgtggaaatgtgagagatgatcaggagaaatgtgacagaactgACTGGTTATTCAGTGattcaggaaacacagcagcagtgagacTAAATCAATACAGGAATATTCAGaagaataaaagatttaaatcagacagactgagtgttacagagaactgttctctggttataaagaaggtcacagatgaagatgttggacgttacacctgcagacagtttgaCAAATCAGGACAATACCTAGACTCTGAGgtttatgtgtctgttgttacca TGACTGAACATAAGGACGATGATAAAGTGACATTAACCTGCTCTGTGTGGACAGATGGACACTGTGGACACACAGTGAAGTGGTTGTATGATCATAATAAGAATGAATTTACAGACACAGGAACACCACAGAGTTCCtgttctgtcactgtgacattaacaaCATCTGACCTTAATCAGAAATATTCTGACTTATTGAAGTGTGAAGTGACAGATGGTTTCAGCAGAAAAGTTCAGCAGTTCACCTTCAGACGTCCATCTTCAGGTGGAACATCAG GTCGGTTCACTCTGTACATCTCTGTAGCTGTGGCTTCAGCAGCACtggttattataataataactgTTGTTGTCATCAGATGGAAGAAAACTAAACGTGAAAAAA gcaaaagaaacaaaacagaactgGATGAAAACGTG GCTGAGCCCAGTGATGGTGTCTACATGAACTACATCAAGAAAAGCAAACGTACAGCCTGG GACAGGTTGAGGTTAAATGTGCTCCAGGTTTTCACGGTGATCCCCCCACCTTCAGACCAACATGTCAagatattttcataa